A section of the Cottoperca gobio chromosome 17, fCotGob3.1, whole genome shotgun sequence genome encodes:
- the cmpk gene encoding UMP-CMP kinase codes for MICRLFGNVSQRVPSLLYRVSLMMKPQVVFVLGGPGAGKGTQCSKIVESFNYTHLSAGDLLRAERARVESEFGQLISNYIKEGKIVPVEITINLLRKAMEETMQKDEKKFRFLIDGFPRNEDNLQGWNTVMDGKADVKFVLFFDCGNEVCIDRCLERGKSSGRTDDNRESLEKRIQTYLQSTRPIIDLYEKLGKVRTVDASRSVDKVFADVKAVLDKEG; via the exons ATGATCTGCCGTTTGTTCGGTAACGTGTCTCAGAGGGTGCCGAGCTTGTTGTACCGGGTGTCGTTGATGATGAAGCCCCAGGTTGTGTTCGTGCTGGGCGGGCCTGGCGCCGGAAAAGGGACCCAGTGCTCCAAAATCGTGGAG AGCTTCAACTACACCCATTTGTCAGCTGGGGACTTGCTGAGGGCAGAGCGAGCTCGAGTGGAGTCAGAGTTCGGGCAGCTCATTTCCAACTACATCAAGGAGGGCAAAATTGTCCCTGTGGAAATCACCATCAACTTACTGAGGAAG GCAATGGAGGAGACCATGCAGAAAGATGAGAAAAAGTTCCGTTTCCTCATAGACGGTTTCCCCCGCAACGAGGACAACCTCCAGGGCTGGAACACTGTCATGGATGGCAAAGCAGATGTCAaatttgtgcttttctttgacTGTGGCAATGAG GTTTGCATCGACAGATGTCtagagagagggaagagcagCGGACGCACTGATGACAACAGGGAAAGCTTGGAGAAAAG AATCCAAACCTACCTGCAGTCTACACGACCAATCATTGACCTGTATGAGAAACTAGGCAAGGTGCGCACTGTAGACGCCTCTCGCTCTGTGGATAAG GTGTTTGCTGATGTGAAAGCCGTCCTGGACAAAGAGGGTTGA
- the bcl6ab gene encoding BCL6A transcription repressor b isoform X2, translating into MGSTADGCIQFTRHAGDVLLNFNRLRSRDILTDVTIQVDGQHFHAHKAILVACSGFFYSVFMDPKNTNLSAISLDPKVDPKGFSILLDFMYTSCLDLKDSLVLATMNTAIYLQMEHVVDTCHRFINSSHQIEEAQINSSHLAEEIPALRPVDENEPEFRNNHTSITSPLRECRGYTTSVFRGINTSGSYHVYGDSHVPAGKLEGSHKVSDLPRGGALSQQRFSQVPSANMGHKESSTIISHPSFPTTIIRPAGAQRPVSPMVEESIQHPQTSCLRSSPGLSKGVICSPQSPLRSDCQPNSPTESNSSRNATLSLRQPSDCPNDSKARNWKKYKLIVMNQTPDENEKETWGGSAEATHMSPTLSPCRSAAAGGHSEVQAEEGASEHREEILMSQSVDSCSSSTCSSISYRRCSSCGCDSSQCMDMGHLSPDSYGRDDTTKLHSEYSSSGCESNIYFCNGCDSKFPEEDSLKEHMAQVHSDKPYKCDCCQAAFRYKGNLASHKTVHTGAKPYHCNICGAQFNRPANLKTHTRIHSGEKPYKCETCGSRFVQVAHLRAHVLIHTGEKPYPCEICGTHFRHLQTLKSHMRIHTGEKPYHCEKCDLHFRHKSQLRLHLRQKHGAVTNTKAQYRRTPSNMITGLLSSC; encoded by the exons ATGGGCTCGACTGCAGATGGCTGCATTCAATTCACACGCCATGCAGGCGACGTCCTGCTCAACTTCAACCGCCTTCGCAGCCGGGATATCCTCACTGATGTCACCATACAGGTGGACGGACAGCATTTTCATGCTCACAAGGCCATCTTGGTAGCCTGCAG TGGCTTCTTCTATTCTGTGTTCATGGACCCCAAGAACACAAACCTCAGTGCCATCAGCTTAGACCCCAAAGTGGACCCCAAAGGGTTCTCCATCCTGCTGGACTTCATGTACACGTCCTGTCTGGACCTTAAGGACAGCCTCGTCCTGGCCACCATGAACACAGCCATCTACCTCCAGATGGAACACGTGGTCGACACCTGCCACAGGTTCATCAATTCCAG cCATCAGATTGAAGAGGCACAGATCAACTCATCACATCTGGCTGAGGAGATCCCTGCTCTGAGGCCTGTTGATGAGAACGAGCCGGAATTTAGAAACAACCACACTTCAATCACGTCCCCTCTCCGGGAGTGCAGGGGCTACACTACCAGTGTTTTCAGGGGGATCAACACCTCCGGCTCCTATCATGTCTACGGTGATTCCCACGTCCCTGCTGGGAAGCTGGAAGGTTCCCATAAGGTCAGCGACCTTCCTAGAGGAGGGGCTTTGTCCCAGCAACGATTCTCACAGGTACCCAGCGCCAACATGGGTCACAAGGAGTCCTCCACCATCATCTCCCACCCCAGCTTCCCCACCACTATCATCCGACCCGCAGGAGCCCAGAGGCCCGTCTCTCCCATGGTCGAAGAAAGCATACAGCATCCACAAACCAGCTGCCTAAGATCGTCTCCAGGTTTGAGCAAAGGTGTGATTTGTAGCCCTCAAAGCCCCCTCAGATCTGACTGCCAGCCCAACTCGCCCACTGAGtccaacagcagcagaaacgCCACGCTGAGCCTCAGACAGCCCTCAGACTGTCCCAATGACAGCAAGGCCCGCAACTGGAAGAAGTACAAGTTGATCGTTATGAACCAAACTCCTGAcgagaatgaaaaagaaacttgGGGAGGCAGCGCTGAAGCTACACACATGTCCCCTACCCTGAGCCCCTGCAGGAGTGCTGCAGCAGGTGGACACAGTGAGGTGCAGGCCGAAGAGGGAGCCAGCGAGCACAGAGAAGAAATCCTCATGTCTCAGAGTGTcgacagctgcagcagcagcacctgtAGCAGCATCAG CTACCGCAGATGCTCGTCCTGCGGCTGTGACAGCTCCCAGTGCATGGACATGGGTCACCTCTCTCCTGACTCCTACGGACGAGATGACACCACCAAGCTACACTCAGAGTATTCCTCCTCCGGCTGTG AAAGCAACATCTACTTCTGTAACGGGTGTGACTCCAAGTTCCCAGAGGAAGATTCCCTGAAAGAACACATGGCCCAGGTGCACAGTGACAAGCCATACAAGTGTGATTGCTGCCAGGCTGCGTTCCGCTATAAGGGCAACCTGGCCAGTCACAAGACCGTTCACACCG GTGCGAAGCCCTACCACTGCAACATCTGCGGGGCTCAGTTCAACCGGCCAGCAAACCTCAAGACCCACACCCGCATCCACTCCGGAGAAAAGCCATACAAGTGTGAGACATGCGGCTCCAGATTTGTCCAG GTGGCCCATCTCCGCGCCCACGTGTTGattcacacaggagagaagccgTACCCTTGCGAGATCTGCGGAACTCATTTCCGCCACCTACAGACGCTCAAGAGCCACATGCGCATTCACACTGGAGAGAAGCCTTATCAT TGTGAAAAATGTGACCTTCACTTCAGACACAAGAGTCAGCTGAGGCTTCATCTGCGACAGAAGCACGGTGCGGTCACTAACACCAAGGCTCAGTACCGCAGGACTCCCAGCAACATGATCACGGGCCTGCTGAGCTCCTGCTGA
- the bcl6ab gene encoding BCL6A transcription repressor b isoform X1: MAPLFDETLSGHLLGPTLVLIRTSEGSWLVLETYEPEISTAMGSTADGCIQFTRHAGDVLLNFNRLRSRDILTDVTIQVDGQHFHAHKAILVACSGFFYSVFMDPKNTNLSAISLDPKVDPKGFSILLDFMYTSCLDLKDSLVLATMNTAIYLQMEHVVDTCHRFINSSHQIEEAQINSSHLAEEIPALRPVDENEPEFRNNHTSITSPLRECRGYTTSVFRGINTSGSYHVYGDSHVPAGKLEGSHKVSDLPRGGALSQQRFSQVPSANMGHKESSTIISHPSFPTTIIRPAGAQRPVSPMVEESIQHPQTSCLRSSPGLSKGVICSPQSPLRSDCQPNSPTESNSSRNATLSLRQPSDCPNDSKARNWKKYKLIVMNQTPDENEKETWGGSAEATHMSPTLSPCRSAAAGGHSEVQAEEGASEHREEILMSQSVDSCSSSTCSSISYRRCSSCGCDSSQCMDMGHLSPDSYGRDDTTKLHSEYSSSGCESNIYFCNGCDSKFPEEDSLKEHMAQVHSDKPYKCDCCQAAFRYKGNLASHKTVHTGAKPYHCNICGAQFNRPANLKTHTRIHSGEKPYKCETCGSRFVQVAHLRAHVLIHTGEKPYPCEICGTHFRHLQTLKSHMRIHTGEKPYHCEKCDLHFRHKSQLRLHLRQKHGAVTNTKAQYRRTPSNMITGLLSSC; encoded by the exons ATGGCGCCGCTCTTTGATGAAACGCTGTCAGGACACTTGTTGGGCCCAACGCTTGTTTTGATCAGAACCTCTGAAGGAAGCTGGCTGGTGTTAGAGACGTATGAGCCAGAG ATTTCGACAGCAATGGGCTCGACTGCAGATGGCTGCATTCAATTCACACGCCATGCAGGCGACGTCCTGCTCAACTTCAACCGCCTTCGCAGCCGGGATATCCTCACTGATGTCACCATACAGGTGGACGGACAGCATTTTCATGCTCACAAGGCCATCTTGGTAGCCTGCAG TGGCTTCTTCTATTCTGTGTTCATGGACCCCAAGAACACAAACCTCAGTGCCATCAGCTTAGACCCCAAAGTGGACCCCAAAGGGTTCTCCATCCTGCTGGACTTCATGTACACGTCCTGTCTGGACCTTAAGGACAGCCTCGTCCTGGCCACCATGAACACAGCCATCTACCTCCAGATGGAACACGTGGTCGACACCTGCCACAGGTTCATCAATTCCAG cCATCAGATTGAAGAGGCACAGATCAACTCATCACATCTGGCTGAGGAGATCCCTGCTCTGAGGCCTGTTGATGAGAACGAGCCGGAATTTAGAAACAACCACACTTCAATCACGTCCCCTCTCCGGGAGTGCAGGGGCTACACTACCAGTGTTTTCAGGGGGATCAACACCTCCGGCTCCTATCATGTCTACGGTGATTCCCACGTCCCTGCTGGGAAGCTGGAAGGTTCCCATAAGGTCAGCGACCTTCCTAGAGGAGGGGCTTTGTCCCAGCAACGATTCTCACAGGTACCCAGCGCCAACATGGGTCACAAGGAGTCCTCCACCATCATCTCCCACCCCAGCTTCCCCACCACTATCATCCGACCCGCAGGAGCCCAGAGGCCCGTCTCTCCCATGGTCGAAGAAAGCATACAGCATCCACAAACCAGCTGCCTAAGATCGTCTCCAGGTTTGAGCAAAGGTGTGATTTGTAGCCCTCAAAGCCCCCTCAGATCTGACTGCCAGCCCAACTCGCCCACTGAGtccaacagcagcagaaacgCCACGCTGAGCCTCAGACAGCCCTCAGACTGTCCCAATGACAGCAAGGCCCGCAACTGGAAGAAGTACAAGTTGATCGTTATGAACCAAACTCCTGAcgagaatgaaaaagaaacttgGGGAGGCAGCGCTGAAGCTACACACATGTCCCCTACCCTGAGCCCCTGCAGGAGTGCTGCAGCAGGTGGACACAGTGAGGTGCAGGCCGAAGAGGGAGCCAGCGAGCACAGAGAAGAAATCCTCATGTCTCAGAGTGTcgacagctgcagcagcagcacctgtAGCAGCATCAG CTACCGCAGATGCTCGTCCTGCGGCTGTGACAGCTCCCAGTGCATGGACATGGGTCACCTCTCTCCTGACTCCTACGGACGAGATGACACCACCAAGCTACACTCAGAGTATTCCTCCTCCGGCTGTG AAAGCAACATCTACTTCTGTAACGGGTGTGACTCCAAGTTCCCAGAGGAAGATTCCCTGAAAGAACACATGGCCCAGGTGCACAGTGACAAGCCATACAAGTGTGATTGCTGCCAGGCTGCGTTCCGCTATAAGGGCAACCTGGCCAGTCACAAGACCGTTCACACCG GTGCGAAGCCCTACCACTGCAACATCTGCGGGGCTCAGTTCAACCGGCCAGCAAACCTCAAGACCCACACCCGCATCCACTCCGGAGAAAAGCCATACAAGTGTGAGACATGCGGCTCCAGATTTGTCCAG GTGGCCCATCTCCGCGCCCACGTGTTGattcacacaggagagaagccgTACCCTTGCGAGATCTGCGGAACTCATTTCCGCCACCTACAGACGCTCAAGAGCCACATGCGCATTCACACTGGAGAGAAGCCTTATCAT TGTGAAAAATGTGACCTTCACTTCAGACACAAGAGTCAGCTGAGGCTTCATCTGCGACAGAAGCACGGTGCGGTCACTAACACCAAGGCTCAGTACCGCAGGACTCCCAGCAACATGATCACGGGCCTGCTGAGCTCCTGCTGA